The following coding sequences lie in one Micromonospora sp. R77 genomic window:
- a CDS encoding 1-acyl-sn-glycerol-3-phosphate acyltransferase has product MPELVYPPVITAAKTMFRVLDLRLTVEGSHHVPRTGGAVLASNHVSYLDFIFCGYGAHESRRLVRFMAKHEVFAHKVSGPLMRGMKHIPVNRSAGAGSYNTAVEALQRGEVVGVFPEATISRSFLVKELKNGAARMAQEAAVPLLPVALWGTQRLWTKGRPKTLTRRHTPITILIGEPMDPTAYPDATAMTAELKSRLSALVDRAQREYPDRPSGDDTWWQPASLGGTAPTLEEAVELDRRARRKSTA; this is encoded by the coding sequence ATGCCGGAACTCGTGTACCCACCCGTGATCACCGCCGCCAAGACGATGTTCCGGGTCCTCGACCTGCGCCTGACCGTGGAGGGCAGCCACCACGTCCCGCGTACGGGGGGTGCGGTGCTGGCCAGCAACCACGTCAGTTACCTCGACTTCATCTTCTGCGGCTACGGCGCGCACGAGTCCCGTCGCCTGGTCCGCTTCATGGCCAAGCACGAGGTCTTCGCGCACAAGGTCTCCGGTCCGCTGATGCGCGGCATGAAGCACATCCCGGTGAACCGGTCGGCCGGTGCCGGGTCGTACAACACGGCCGTGGAGGCGTTGCAGCGCGGCGAGGTGGTCGGTGTCTTCCCGGAGGCGACGATCAGCCGCTCGTTCCTCGTCAAGGAGCTCAAGAACGGCGCCGCCCGGATGGCCCAGGAGGCCGCCGTGCCGCTGCTCCCGGTGGCGCTCTGGGGCACCCAGCGGCTCTGGACCAAGGGCCGCCCGAAGACCCTCACCCGCCGGCACACCCCGATCACCATCCTGATCGGGGAGCCGATGGACCCGACCGCCTACCCGGACGCCACCGCGATGACCGCCGAGCTGAAGAGCCGGCTGAGCGCACTGGTGGACCGGGCGCAGCGGGAATACCCGGACCGGCCCTCCGGCGACGACACCTGGTGGCAGCCGGCGAGCCTCGGCGGCACCGCGCCCACCCTGGAGGAGGCGGTCGAGCTGGACCGCCGGGCCCGCCGCAAGTCCACCGCCTGA